Part of the Candidatus Methanoperedens sp. genome is shown below.
GAGCTTGCAGGACACATGCATCCACTACCCCCTCTTTCAACAGTACCCATTACCAGCAGTTTCACATTATCAGGCCCTGTTACCCCGAATTTATCAACAATATCATCCACTTTCGGGTTCAGCTTAAAAACACCTGCAGGGCCGCCGGCTCTTTCATCGATCAATTCTTTATATTGTGTAAGAGGTCCTGGCGGATTTTTTATTCCAAGCGCAGAGGCAAGGTTCATGCTGGGATCAGCGTCAATTGCAAGAACATCGTATCCTTTTCTTGCAAAAAGCCGCGCCAGTGTCCCTGCGAGTGTTGTTTTCCCTACGCCGCCTTTACCTGATATTGCTATTTTGGTCATTATGCATCAATAAATCCTATATCGATTTTTTCACCTATCGTAATCACAGCCCCCTGTCCCTTTGATGCCATCCCCGGATTTACGACCTGGGTACCATTAGCATTTACAATTCCCCGCGCTTCATGGATATGTCCGCAAACGATCAGGTCAAATATTCCCAGGTATCTTGCAAGTGAAGCACTTCCGACGTTCCCATGAGGTAATTTGTCCGTAGTATTTTTCGGGGGGGCATGGGATAATAAAACCAGTCTTCCTTTTGATCTGCCCAATAATGTTCCTACATATTCACCGATCTTTTTTTCTGATAATTCAAATGGTGTGTTAAAAGGAGTCGGGTTTGAGCCGCCAATCCCGATAAATGTCAAATCCCCAATTGTATGAGATGAATTATGCAGATTAATGGTATTTTTCTCCTTATCAAGGACCTTCAGTATTGAGGGCTTATCACAATTTCCGGGTACTGCAAGAACAGGAACCTTGAACATTCCCAGTACCTCAAGCGCCTTTTCATCAGGTCCGAAATCGGTTATATCGCCTGCTATCAGGACAGCATCAATATCCCCTGCCTTCTCAAGAATAGATGCTACGTGCGAATAATCGCCGTGAAGGTCTGATAAAGCGAGCAGTTTCATATTGTGTCATATTTAGTTTAATGTTTATAATGGTAATGTCAGTATGTGGTTTAAAAAAAGTTGAATTAGCCAATCGTAATTAGCCTATTCTAAATTAGTATGATCCTTAATCATTAACCAGTGTTCACCCTCGCTGTCATGCACGCATACATTGCCGCTGCTGCCAGGAATGAATCCATTGAATCTTTCAAGAAGAGCTATCGACTCCATTATCTCCTTAATATATCTTTGTTTAAGGAGCACTGC
Proteins encoded:
- a CDS encoding metallophosphoesterase, coding for MKLLALSDLHGDYSHVASILEKAGDIDAVLIAGDITDFGPDEKALEVLGMFKVPVLAVPGNCDKPSILKVLDKEKNTINLHNSSHTIGDLTFIGIGGSNPTPFNTPFELSEKKIGEYVGTLLGRSKGRLVLLSHAPPKNTTDKLPHGNVGSASLARYLGIFDLIVCGHIHEARGIVNANGTQVVNPGMASKGQGAVITIGEKIDIGFIDA